Part of the Musa acuminata AAA Group cultivar baxijiao unplaced genomic scaffold, Cavendish_Baxijiao_AAA HiC_scaffold_1138, whole genome shotgun sequence genome, GTGTAGTACAACCAGTTAGCTGAGATGATAAATAAGTGTTCTAAAAGGAACAAGCAAACTACCTGAACTATAAGCATAAGCACAAAATTAGTTAAGGGTTTTCCAATGACTAAACAAGGAAACAAATTGCAAGCGAAGCACATAGGTATGCTTGGTCAAGCAAAGGGCAACTGTTCCAAGACGTAAAAATTAGAACAAGACCGcaagaaatatttatataaaatagttCCATCGGAAATCAAACGCAAACGCTTTAAAGTCAATGAAGCAACAAAGTCAAGTTTAATGAAACAATTACTGATGAAGGACACCCAGTTCTAATTTTCCAACTAAGGCTAATCGGATGTAACTACCGGCTGGAAAATAAAATGACATTTTACAACTCACGCCAACTTCTATCTTATTGTGAGGAATCACTTCGCCATCATCACTTTCACAAACTCCTCATAGTTGATTTGACCATCACCATCAACATCGGCCTCACGGATCATTTCATCAACTTCCTCGTCTGTAAGCTTCTCGCCAAGGTTGGTCATGACGTGACGAAGTTCAGCAGCAGAGATGAAGCCATTCTGATCCTTGTCGAACACTCTGAAGGCCTCCTTCAGCTCCTCCTCTGAATCTGTATCCTTCATCTTGCGAGCCATCAAGTTAAGAAACTCGGGAAAGTCGATTGTACCATTGCCATCAGCATCAACCTCATTTATCATGTCTTGTAGTTCTGCTTCAGTAGGGTTCTGACCCAAAGAACGCATCACAGTTCCAAGCTCCTTAGTTGTGATACAGCCTGTTGGAATTCCACagagaaaaaaaatccaattcaaaaaatatataactaGAAATTTTATTCTTCATATTTAAAAATTGACAAGTAAATCTAATTTCAAAGGCTTTTTCTTAGCTTACGAATAAAGCCAAGATTCAGCAACAAAAAATCTATTCAAATCTGCGACTGAATTCCATCCAAAACTACAGGTCATTTTCTTTAACTAGATTTTTTTTTCCCCAATGTATAAGCAGCAAAGGCAGAATTTGAGCCCAAGACCATAATCTGGTCATATGTCTTTCGGGTTATGCAGTTCTAGAATTATTCTGATCATGTTTAGGCAAACAATACGGAACCCTTAAAAACTGTAAACAGATATTAGTTAACTAATAAGGTAGGCTAGATAGACATCAGTCATCAAAACGATCAAGCCCCT contains:
- the LOC135671275 gene encoding calmodulin-2/4 isoform X2, giving the protein MRSLGQNPTEAELQDMINEVDADGNGTIDFPEFLNLMARKMKDTDSEEELKEAFRVFDKDQNGFISAAELRHVMTNLGEKLTDEEVDEMIREADVDGDGQINYEEFVKVMMAK
- the LOC135671275 gene encoding calmodulin-1 isoform X1, which encodes MAEQLTDDQIAEFKEAFSLFDKDGDGCITTKELGTVMRSLGQNPTEAELQDMINEVDADGNGTIDFPEFLNLMARKMKDTDSEEELKEAFRVFDKDQNGFISAAELRHVMTNLGEKLTDEEVDEMIREADVDGDGQINYEEFVKVMMAK